From one Tiliqua scincoides isolate rTilSci1 chromosome 14, rTilSci1.hap2, whole genome shotgun sequence genomic stretch:
- the NOC4L gene encoding nucleolar complex protein 4 homolog isoform X2: MRHRYHSCTNCLGELLGHESFQVKESALCTLMKFLELEAKHLLVQTEWSFSFPTELLKLVVEGLISMEEDSSLLISRFQEYLEHDDVRYFVMKAVAENVGRVMQKNKEVPLPVYQKNAFALISSITMPSEESEIKNFLVAHANQQEWKVSKLKEHRRAFERMWLGFLKHKLPGSLYKKVLVILHDSILPHMNEPTLMIDFLTVAYDVGGAISLLALNGLFVLMLHHNLEYPDFYKKLYSLLDPSVFHVKYRARFFRLLDLFLSSSHLPAYLVAAFAKRLGRLSLTAPPDALLMVIPFICNLLRRHPSCKVLLHRPRGPEDLLEDPYRMAEEEPSESKALESSLWELKTLQSHYHPDVAKAASVINTSLSEMEDDIAELLELTSYEIFDRDLKKEVATVPLEFQQVRGLFGKRNDVFAEHFTLG; the protein is encoded by the exons ATGAGGCACAGGTACCACAGTTGCACGAACTGCCTGGGGGAGCTGTTGGGCCATGAATCTTTCCAGGTCAAG GAGTCTGCCCTCTGTACACTGATGAAATTTCTGGAGTTGGAAGCCAAGCATCTCCTGGTGCAGACCGAATGGAGCTTCAGTTTTCCAACAGAGCTGTTAAAA CTGGTTGTCGAGGGCTTGATCTCGATGGAGGAAGATTCATCACTGCTGATCTCACGCTTCCAAGAATATCTGGAGCACGATGATGTCCGCTATTTTGTGATGAAGGCAGTGGCTGAAAATGTTGGACGTGTTATGCAAAAGAACAAAGAG GTGCCACTTCCGGTTTACCAGAAAAATGCCTTTGCCCTTATCTCCTCCATCACCATGCCGAGTGAAGAGAGCGAGATAAAGAACTTCCTTGTGGCTCACG CCAACCAGCAGGAATGGAAGGTGTCAAAGCTGAAG gAGCACAGACGGGCCTTCGAGAGGATGTGGCTGGGATTTCTGAAGCACAAG CTACCTGGCAGCCTCTACAAAAAAGTGTTGGTCATACTGCATGACTCCATCCTCCCACATATGAATGAACCCACCCTCATGATTGATTTCCTGACGGTCGCCTACGATGTAG GTGGAGCGATCAGCTTGCTGGCCTTGAATGGATTATTTGTTCTGATGCTCCATCATAATCT GGAATATCCTGATTTTTACAAAAAGCTCTACAGCCTCCTGGACCCATCTGTCTTCCATGTCAAGTACCGTGCCAGATTTTTCCGTTTATTGGATTTATTCTTGTCATCTTC GCACTTGCCGGCATACCTGGTGGCAGCCTTTGCCAAGCGACTTGGGCGGCTGTCCCTCACTGCTCCTCCCGACGCTCTCCTGATGGTCATCCCATTCATCTGCAACCTCCTTCGAAGGCACCCCTCGTGCAAGGTTCTTCTCCACAGACCCAGGGGCCCTGAAG ATCTCTTGGAAGATCCTTACAGAATGGCAGAAGAGGAGCCTTCAGAAAGCAAAGCATTGGAGAGTTCCCTCTGGGAGCTGAAG ACCCTGCAGAGCCATTATCACCCAGACGTGGCCAAGGCTGCCTCTGTCATCAACACATCCCTGTCTGAGATGGAAGACGACATAGCAGAGCTGCTGGAACTGACTTCTTATGAG aTCTTTGATAGGGACCTCAAGAAAGAAGTTGCGACCGTCCCACTGGAATTCCAGCAGGTCCGAGGTCTCTTCGGAAAGAGGAATGATGTTTTTGCAGAACACTTTACTTTGGGGTGA
- the NOC4L gene encoding nucleolar complex protein 4 homolog isoform X1 produces MAVAGAEAALGACLEALLGSRSSANRVFEVLESLEAKEKQVVLCAIRTCSRLFGALLERGELFVGKLPPEEESLQESYSAEDKYKIWMRHRYHSCTNCLGELLGHESFQVKESALCTLMKFLELEAKHLLVQTEWSFSFPTELLKLVVEGLISMEEDSSLLISRFQEYLEHDDVRYFVMKAVAENVGRVMQKNKEVPLPVYQKNAFALISSITMPSEESEIKNFLVAHANQQEWKVSKLKEHRRAFERMWLGFLKHKLPGSLYKKVLVILHDSILPHMNEPTLMIDFLTVAYDVGGAISLLALNGLFVLMLHHNLEYPDFYKKLYSLLDPSVFHVKYRARFFRLLDLFLSSSHLPAYLVAAFAKRLGRLSLTAPPDALLMVIPFICNLLRRHPSCKVLLHRPRGPEDLLEDPYRMAEEEPSESKALESSLWELKTLQSHYHPDVAKAASVINTSLSEMEDDIAELLELTSYEIFDRDLKKEVATVPLEFQQVRGLFGKRNDVFAEHFTLG; encoded by the exons GCCAAGGAGAAGCAGGTAGTCCTATGTGCAATCCGTACCTGCAGCCGCCTCTTCGGCGCCTTACTCGAGAGGGGAGAGCTGTTTGTGGGGAAGCTGCCCCCGGAGGAGGAGTCTCTGCAAG AGAGCTACAGCGCAGAAGACAAGTACAAAATTTGGATGAGGCACAGGTACCACAGTTGCACGAACTGCCTGGGGGAGCTGTTGGGCCATGAATCTTTCCAGGTCAAG GAGTCTGCCCTCTGTACACTGATGAAATTTCTGGAGTTGGAAGCCAAGCATCTCCTGGTGCAGACCGAATGGAGCTTCAGTTTTCCAACAGAGCTGTTAAAA CTGGTTGTCGAGGGCTTGATCTCGATGGAGGAAGATTCATCACTGCTGATCTCACGCTTCCAAGAATATCTGGAGCACGATGATGTCCGCTATTTTGTGATGAAGGCAGTGGCTGAAAATGTTGGACGTGTTATGCAAAAGAACAAAGAG GTGCCACTTCCGGTTTACCAGAAAAATGCCTTTGCCCTTATCTCCTCCATCACCATGCCGAGTGAAGAGAGCGAGATAAAGAACTTCCTTGTGGCTCACG CCAACCAGCAGGAATGGAAGGTGTCAAAGCTGAAG gAGCACAGACGGGCCTTCGAGAGGATGTGGCTGGGATTTCTGAAGCACAAG CTACCTGGCAGCCTCTACAAAAAAGTGTTGGTCATACTGCATGACTCCATCCTCCCACATATGAATGAACCCACCCTCATGATTGATTTCCTGACGGTCGCCTACGATGTAG GTGGAGCGATCAGCTTGCTGGCCTTGAATGGATTATTTGTTCTGATGCTCCATCATAATCT GGAATATCCTGATTTTTACAAAAAGCTCTACAGCCTCCTGGACCCATCTGTCTTCCATGTCAAGTACCGTGCCAGATTTTTCCGTTTATTGGATTTATTCTTGTCATCTTC GCACTTGCCGGCATACCTGGTGGCAGCCTTTGCCAAGCGACTTGGGCGGCTGTCCCTCACTGCTCCTCCCGACGCTCTCCTGATGGTCATCCCATTCATCTGCAACCTCCTTCGAAGGCACCCCTCGTGCAAGGTTCTTCTCCACAGACCCAGGGGCCCTGAAG ATCTCTTGGAAGATCCTTACAGAATGGCAGAAGAGGAGCCTTCAGAAAGCAAAGCATTGGAGAGTTCCCTCTGGGAGCTGAAG ACCCTGCAGAGCCATTATCACCCAGACGTGGCCAAGGCTGCCTCTGTCATCAACACATCCCTGTCTGAGATGGAAGACGACATAGCAGAGCTGCTGGAACTGACTTCTTATGAG aTCTTTGATAGGGACCTCAAGAAAGAAGTTGCGACCGTCCCACTGGAATTCCAGCAGGTCCGAGGTCTCTTCGGAAAGAGGAATGATGTTTTTGCAGAACACTTTACTTTGGGGTGA